A region of Leishmania panamensis strain MHOM/PA/94/PSC-1 chromosome 33 sequence DNA encodes the following proteins:
- a CDS encoding hypothetical protein (TriTrypDB/GeneDB-style sysID: LpmP.33.2610) — MTSAHLFQYAFMAGASFSPNERAQLSSSLPLLSVQTKRKDLVLWGKIFGCKADYIIVEAFDDDAVVEPELYYTLDEGHTFSLLGTFSSVFAMCPSYSTSSGLQQEEWKQFMLLGMRGPFIGDPAYEYRVSNPSASHDAPEIQSVKESVRLALFIEEYDHECRVVPRGAYIKAERQLTAAIAPPAGVDIDAGERAEVRRNAAFSGLPRTAEGALSLCNYYHLRAVNPYRRLLARSRNSLFTKSALEQLSEHPLLDGPFESLAEDVPSGTWQLRYDAFHNVVMGRSIRFTGSLFYHVPETSVYGTVYMGDGNMNINAAFEM; from the coding sequence aTGACGTCTGCTCACCTCTTCCAGTATGCCTTCATGGCGGGCGCATCTTTCTCACCGAATGAGCGCGCCCAGCTCTCcagctccctccctcttcttagCGTACAGACAAAGCGCAAGGACCTGGTGCTCTGGGGCAAGATCTTTGGGTGTAAGGCAGACTACATTATCGTGGAGGCCTTCGATGAtgacgcggtggtggagcCGGAGCTATACTACACACTCGACGAAGGGCACACCTTCAGCCTGCTCGGCACCTTCTCCTCGGTGTTCGCCATGTGCCCAAGCtacagcaccagcagcgggtTGCAACAGGAGGAGTGGAAGCAGTTCATGTTGCTTGGCATGCGTGGCCCCTTCATCGGGGACCCTGCATACGAGTACCGCGTGAGCAACCCCAGTGCCAGTCATGATGCACCGGAGATTCAGAGCGTGAAGGAGTCGGTGCGGCTGGCCCTCTTCATCGAGGAGTATGACCACGAGTGCCGAGTGGTGCCACGTGGGGCGTACATCAAAGCGGAGCGTCAGTTGACGGCAGCGATTGCGCCCCCCGCTGGGGTTGACATTGACGCAGGCGAGCGGGCTGAGGTTCGACGCAATGCTGCGTTTAGCGGACTTCCACGCACAGCGGAGGGAGCACTGTCGCTGTGCAACTACTACCACCTGCGCGCCGTGAACCCGTACCGGCGCCTGTTAGCGCGCAGCCGGAATTCCCTCTTCACCAAGTCCGCCCTCGAGCAGCTAAGTGAACATCCCCTCCTCGATGGTCCCTTTGAGTCCCTGGCAGAGGACGTGCCTTCGGGGACGTGGCAGCTGCGCTACGACGCGTTTCACAACGTCGTGATGGGCCGCAGCATTCGTTTCACCGGCTCCCTCTTCTACCACGTGCCAGAGACGTCTGTGTACGGCACCGTCTACATGGGTGACGGCAACATGAACATCAATGCCGCCTTCGAGATGTAA
- a CDS encoding hypothetical protein (TriTrypDB/GeneDB-style sysID: LpmP.33.2640) produces MVGRLKSSTVASSSRGGGGLRRTKKGTNLSRKQVFEAQQKIWRQKERTMKEEAKAAKRVKLAQIQKLKNKSIHHVFDRTTLHAVQGGLTSAIEMLGQKVSSLSLFISAFTALSKAPDQRHVPYMLSIMAACVPQLTQRVLLHQLPACFGLCDQLMAEYGANSTLVVAKALKLAVTVLLTIESPTAEQLRLLEKLEPSKLQTEAMKLYLSSFRKVLETSALCARDVGGPTRRKDSSSAFYSLNTRQRFFCAGLPIFVRVCLRNLTETTTAVMSAVLAELTLLFDRTLSPYIVESQEGQRCLDELLSEELLSLLKPLHQQCWGMTMELLATIFKRMSYLKRVQLPPLEVAKVQAEHAAIVGKSASAAQHSLDRTRTYIAFTDRFPSVPFLVRVLNKLRVMEDASLNAKVERVLVAVGSCMYMREFTELLDFDPRTAYEAEMRTEEDAAEKAAALWSTSYLLNVWRRTSSHDSLPFFIQHFFPLIQFCSKMAVEAEKEKRVEEFTRWSALQAQYWRVAAGFCHYPVEVTLESFRDLAKQLVSLLSSPVFVNTSASAIHVLCSGYNALRRTEQDDDDDDDDLDDTEVLPDDLRGEVPTSKAVQRQQHRLRKDALDEDLYILSVTDPGWNPHRYHNITQAYSQHVCDTIFSRFSANIMPKLCNTFEKHDSTAVLLAIQSFSTVCNTNVMTTILEGILSVSSNIAAQTARNDGSSSSRISKAGNVPLNSKRRVILDIACAVVPQLSSEHVMTLFRDLIEPILMDPTPESRLLQKKAYKLLYAMFEHRIKDIFPVLQRILGLLSISRQHVTISGLKMRIRCLSWALDACKMYYPAELLATIRSLVGEVVLFSRERSSETRAMTMDVLEKMQRYMIAAGAPVNALLLMVIAGLSGKTPMMVSSTVVCMAKVVYLTHNELPEADLQAAMAVGFQLMESKEVEVRTAAAIFARMALKLTKRSPAVKAAVAKSLPKLLYAIALVTSQPSVSSNARMQLRVLLEKCLKRFPIEQIDPIFPLGSKNFLRYTQKMMKREEKKSEKELKKRKEKQQNEFDKLFIGAAMNAGREDAAEEDLLETGALSSFVAKHTAPVFQGFGSATITVGGDMDDKDDEYDNMVLDFQSDGKLRIISKEEKRVEVAHKARQEMAERLLRRSKGLVNSSALNDEASARPGKRSRAEDEDFTNEELTLRYGSRVTEDAAQKATEVYRGGRGSVGPSALQVARLRDQKAAKREIKRQRVEEDIRKGDEFRGTGDGDVKRGNIDPFAYVPLNRRYMNRRNARHAVHRFKAVTNKHLKGHKAKAAKEVRGK; encoded by the coding sequence ATGGTGGGCCGACTGAAATCCTCAACGGTGGCCTCTAGCAGtcggggcggcggtggtctcCGCCGCACCAAGAAGGGGACCAACCTCAGTCGCAAGCAGGTGTTTGAGGCACAGCAGAAGATATGGAGGCAGAAGGAACGCACtatgaaggaggaggcgaaggctGCCAAGCGGGTGAAACTGGCGCAAATTCAAAAGCTCAAGAACAAGAGCATCCACCACGTCTTCGACCGAACGACACTGCATGCCGTGCAAGGTGGTCTCACTAGCGCCATCGAGATGCTCGGACAGAAGGTCAgttcgctttccctcttcatcAGCGCTTTTACCGCACTGTCCAAGGCGCCAGACCAGCGCCACGTGCCGTACATGTTGTCCATCATGGCTGCCTGCGTCCCACAGCTGACCCAAAGGGTGTTGCTGCATCAGCTGCCGGCGTGCTTTGGCCTGTGCGACCAGCTGATGGCTGAGTACGGGGCCAATAGCACCCTCGTTGTCGCCAAGGCGTTGAAGCTTGCCGTAACGGTTCTACTCACCATCGAGTCCCCCacagcggagcagctgcggcttctCGAGAAGCTGGAACCGAGCAAGCTGCAGACGGAGGCCATGAAACTCTACCTTTCCAGCTTTCGCAAGGTGCTGGAGACGAGCGCTCTCTGCGCGCGCGACGTTGGAGGCCCCACTCGACGCAAAgattcctcctccgctttctACAGCCTCAATACTCGACAGCGCTTCTTCTGCGCCGGTCTGCCCatctttgtgcgtgtgtgcttgcgcAACCTCACCGAgaccaccactgccgtcaTGTCTGCCGTCCTGGCGGAGCTGACGTTGCTCTTTGACCGTACGCTTTCGCCCTACATTGTCGAGTCACAGGAGGGCCAGCGGTGCCTTGACGAGCTCTTgtcggaggagctgctgtcCCTGCTGAAGCCGCTTCATCAACAGTGCTGGGGAATGACCATGGAGCTACTTGCGACTATCTTCAAGCGGATGAGCTACCTGAAACGCGTGCAGCTTCCACCGCTGGAAGTCGCCAAGGTGCAGGCCGAGCATGCGGCAATTGTCGGTaagagcgccagcgcagcacagcacagtCTCGATCGCACGCGAACGTACATTGCCTTCACAGATCGATTTCCGTCTGTGCCGTTCCTTGTTCGAGTGCTCAACAAGCTTCGCGTCATGGAAGACGCTTCTCTTAATGCTAAGGTGGAGCGCGTGCTCGTGGCGGTGGGGTCCTGCATGTACATGCGCGAGTTCACCGAGCTGCTCGACTTTGATCCCCGGACCGCGTATGAGGCGGAGATGAGAACGGAAGAAGATGCggcggagaaggcagcggcactcTGGTCGACGAGCTACTTGCTGAACGTGTGGCGTCGCACTTCCTCCCACGACTCACTGCCGTTTTTCATTCAGCACTTCTTCCCATTAATTCAGTTTTGCAGCAAAATGGCCGTGGAGGctgagaaggagaagcgtgTCGAGGAGTTTACGCGGTGGTCGGCTCTGCAAGCGCAATACTGGCGTGTCGCCGCGGGCTTCTGTCATTACCCAGTCGAGGTGACGCTGGAGTCATTTCGCGATCTGGCCAAGCAGCTGGTGAGCCTGCTCTCGAGTCCCGTCTTTGTGAACACGAGTGCGTCTGCGATTCACGTGCTGTGCAGTGGCTACAACGCTCTGAGGCGCACCGAGcaggatgacgacgacgacgacgacgacctcGACGACACGGAAGTCCTGCCCGACGACCTCCGGGGAGAAGTCCCTACGAgcaaggcggtgcagcgtcaacagcaccgccttcgcAAGGACGCGCTAGACGAGGACCTCTACATCCTCTCCGTCACCGATCCTGGGTGGAACCCACACCGCTACCACAACATCACCCAAGCCTACTCCCAGCATGTGTGCGACACCATTTTCTCCAGGTTCAGTGCGAACATTATGCCAAAGCTATGCAACACCTTTGAAAAGCACGATTCTACGGCTGTCCTGCTGGCGATCCAGAGCTTCTCGACTGTGTGCAACACAAATGTCATGACGACCATTCTGGAGGGCATTCTCAGCGTCAGCTCGAACATCGCGGCGCAGACAGCAAGAAatgatggcagcagcagcagccgtatCAGCAAGGCCGGCAACGTCCCTCTCAACTCTAAGCGCCGTGTCATTTTGGATATTGCATGCGCCGTGGTGCCACAGCTGTCGTCGGAACATGTCATGACTCTTTTCCGGGACCTCATCGAGCCCATCCTGATGGACCCCACACCGGAATCTCGGCTCCTGCAGAAGAAGGCGTACAAGCTTCTCTACGCCATGTTTGAACACCGCATCAAGGATATCTTtccagtgctgcagcgcattctCGGGCTGCTCTCCATCAGTCGCCAGCATGTCACTATCTCTGGTCTCAAGATGCGCATTCGCTGCCTTTCCTGGGCCCTCGACGCGTGCAAGATGTACTACCCTGCCGAGCTACTAGCTACCATCCGCTCGCTCGTTGGTGAGGTGGTCCTCTTCTCGCGTGAGCGCTCGAGCGAGACGCGGGCGATGACGATGGACGTGCTCGAGAAGATGCAGCGCTACATGATCGCCGCCGGCGCTCCGGTaaatgcgctgctgctcatggtGATTGCCGGGCTCTCAGGCAAGACGCCGATGATGGTGTCAAGTACAGTAGTGTGCATGGCGAAGGTGGTGTATCTAACTCACAACGAGCTGCCAGAGGCGGACCTGCAGGCCGCCATGGCCGTCGGATTCCAGCTCATGGAGTCGAAGGAGGTCGAGGTGCGCACGGCGGCCGCTATTTTCGCTCGGATGGCGCTCAAGCTGACGAAGCGAAGTCCCGCTGTGAAGGCGGCCGTGGCCAAGTCGCTGCCAAAGCTCCTCTATGCCATCGCCCTCGTCACGTCCCAGCCGAGTGTGTCGAGCAACGCGCGCATGCAGCTTCGTGTACTTCTGGAGAAGTGCTTGAAACGCTTCCCCATTGAGCAGATTGACCCTATCTTCCCCCTTGGCAGCAAGAATTTTCTTCGCTACACGCAGAAGATGATGAAGCGCGAGGAGAAAAAGTCCgagaaggagctgaagaagcgcaaggagaagcagcaaaaCGAGTTTGACAAGCTTTTCATTGGCGCTGCCATGAACGCCGGGCGCGAGGATGCAGCCGAGGAGGACTTGCTGGAGACCGGTGCACTGAGCAGCTTTGTTGCCAAACACACCGCACCAGTCTTTCAGGGCTTCGGCAGTGCCACCATTACCGTTGGTGGTGATATGGACGACAAGGACGATGAATACGACAACATGGTGCTCGACTTTCAGAGCGACGGAAAGCTGCGCATCATCAGCAAGGAGGAAAAGCGTGTGGAGGTGGCTCACAAGGCCCGCCAGGAAATGGctgagcggctgctgcggcggagcaAGGGCCTAGTGAATTCCTCTGCCTTGAACGACGAGGCGAGTGCGCGTCCAGGAAAGCGCTCGCGtgcagaggacgaggactTCACAAATGAAGAGCTCACGCTGCGCTATGGCAGCCGCGTCACGGAAGATGCGGCTCAGAAGGCCACCGAAGTGTACAGAGGGGGCCGTGGCTCCGTTGGCCCCagtgcgctgcaggtggcgcGTCTGCGTGACCAGAAAGCGGCGAAGCGCGAGATAAAACGCCAgcgtgtggaggaggacattCGCAAGGGTGACGAGTTCCGCGGCACGGGGGACGGCGATGTGAAGCGTGGCAACATTGACCCCTTCGCGTACGTGCCGCTTAACCGTCGTTACATGAACCGCCGCAACGCCCGCCATGCCGTGCACCGCTTCAAGGCTGTGACCAATAAGCACTTGAAGGGCCACAAGGCAAAGGCCGCGAAGGAGGTAAGGGGCAAGTGA
- a CDS encoding UDP-N-acetylglucosamine pyrophosphorylase, putative (TriTrypDB/GeneDB-style sysID: LpmP.33.2630): MSSKGALRTVLAGSGQEHLVDDYDTLSASEQETLAAQILSYTNAQWTHMNAILRDSLQHLNSSNAATRVLEGDAATSAPHITPPPADTIINVPALLAERPSELAAIQAAGMRVVANGEGAVLLMAGGSGTRLGVSIPKGMLECAALVSGRSLFAYHCQRIRKMEQMAAVAAVAPVPANAGRGTLPLVVTTSAQNDAATQQFFRDNNFFGLLGDQVFFCCQSSLPCYDEATGRVLIETRGRICLAPGGNAGVYESLVKASATSSGKQSVLAQMVERGVRYVQIVSVDNILARVGDPYFFGVAASCQAEVVLKTVPKVSATEKVGVVAKVDGEWSVVEYTEIGAGRSAGTDPATGKLAFNCGNIASHCCSVDFLALAAKHMETSTFYHAARKTIPTINGPAPAIKLEAFIFDAFRYAKDVPSRVERAKKGPLPDALQILQVNRSMEFAPIKNADGAAADTPTSAAHMLLELHTKWVADVIAAAPETSEEASTGLSGSYTAQERTTALQHICEGQSRWEISPLVSYEGEGLEAYVGELIRRSATGSGVLGLEKE; this comes from the coding sequence ATGAGCTCCAAGGGTGCCCTACGGACTGTCTTGGCAGGGAGTGGCCAGGAGCATCTCGTCGATGACTACGACACACTTTCGGCATCAGAGCAGGAGACATTGGCCGCTCAAATTCTGTCCTACACGAATGCGCAGTGGACGCACATGAACGCTATTCTGCGAGATAGTCTGCAACACCTGAATTCCAGCAACGCGGCAACACGTGTGTTAGAGGGCGACGCTGCGACGTCTGCCCCGCACATTACGCCTCCTCCGGCAGACACAATTATCAATGTTCCTGCTCTCCTCGCCGAGAGGCCCAGCGAGCTTGCAGCTATCCAGGCCGCTGGCATGCGGGTGGTGGCAAACGGCGaaggtgcggtgctgctgatggcggGCGGAAGCGGCACTCGTCTTGGCGTGAGCATTCCCAAAGGTATGCTTGAATGCGCTGCCCTCGTCAGCGGCCGCTCGCTCTTTGCTTACCATTGCCAGCGCATCCGCAAGATGGAGCAAatggctgctgttgcggcggtggcgccggtgccagCCAACGCGGGCCGCGGTACACTACCGCTTGTTGTCACGACGTCGGCTCAGAATGATGCCGCGACGCAGCAGTTTTTTCGAGACAACAACTTCTTTGGCCTACTCGGCGATCAGGTGTTCTTCTGCTGTCAAAGTTCTCTCCCTTGCTACGACGAGGCGACAGGGCGAGTACTAATAGAGACGAGGGGAAGGATATGCCTTGCACCCGGCGGCAACGCTGGCGTCTACGAGAGTTTGGTGAAGGCGTCCGCCACGTCGTCTGGCAAACAGAGCGTGCTGGCACAAATGGTGGAAAGGGGGGTGCGCTACGTTCAAATCGTGAGTGTGGACAACATCCTCGCTAGGGTCGGTGATCCGTACTTCTTCGGTGTGGCCGCATCATGCCAGGCTGAGGTGGTCCTCAAGACAGTGCCAAAGGTGTCAGCCACCGAGAAGGTGGGCGTCGTGGCGAAGGTGGACGGCGAATGGAGTGTTGTGGAGTACACAGAGATTGGGGCTGGCCGGTCCGCCGGGACGGATCCAGCGACGGGCAAGCTTGCGTTTAACTGTGGCAACATAGCTTCTCACTGCTGTTCCGTTGATTTCCTGGCGCTCGCTGCTAAGCACATGGAGACGAGTACCTTTTACCACGCGGCCCGCAAAACAATTCCTACTATCAATGGCCCCGCCCCAGCGATAAAACTGGAGGCGTTTATTTTCGACGCCTTTCGCTACGCGAAAGACGTCCCGAGCCGGGTGGAGCGGGCTAAGAAGGGTCCGCTGCCGGACGCGTTGCAGATTTTGCAGGTGAACCGAAGTATGGAGTTTGCACCGATTAAGAACGccgatggcgctgccgcagacaCACCAACCTCAGCCGCTCATATGCTGTTGGAGCTGCACACCAAGTGGGTGGCCGATGTTatcgcagcggcaccggagACGTCTGAGGAGGCCTCAACAGGCCTATCAGGGTCCTACACGGCTCAGGAGCGCACAACAGCGCTCCAGCACATATGTGAGGGGCAGTCTCGCTGGGAAATCTCTCCGCTCGTTTCATATGAGGGTGAGGGCCTCGAAGCGTACGTGGGGGAGTTGATTCGCCGATCGgccaccggcagcggtgtcCTGGGGCTGGAAAAGGAATAG
- a CDS encoding carboxypeptidase, putative (TriTrypDB/GeneDB-style sysID: LpmP.33.2650), whose protein sequence is MEAYKKLETIFTKIYRLDHFLSLGHWDMNTNMPPKGEDARGEAMAVLGELRFSFITAPEVKDLIENATKGSGELNTVQCANLREMTRAWKSATALSTEFVGRKMRLTTRAHSVWRDSRTTNDFKKFLPVLKDLVELAREEGSYLAAGTSLSPYEALMNQYEPDITTQKLDEVYASVKSWLPQLLKDILQKQSGDSVIEYSQKFPQNKQEALCREFMKTWRFDMDAGRLDVSPHPCTEMTKEDCRITTNYIEETFVQSLYGVIHEVGHGKYEQNCGPRELITQPVCNARSLGIHESQSLFAEFQIGHATAFIDYLTTRLPEFFEAQPAFSQENMRKVLQRVQPGYIRIDADEVCYLLHVILRYEIERDLMMGKMEADDVPRVWNEKMQAYLGLSTTGRDDVGCLQDVHWSMGSFGYFPTYSLGAMYAAQIMASIRKEIGDDKVDQCLRTGELDSILEKQREKIWDHGCVYNTDDLVLRATGEVLNPEHLRRHLEARYLK, encoded by the coding sequence ATGGAGGCGTACAAGAAGCTCGAGACGATCTTTACGAAGATCTATCGCCTGGACCACTTCCTCAGCCTGGGCCACTGGGACATGAACACAAACATGCCCCCCAAGGGCGAGGACGCGCGCGGCgaggcgatggcggtgctggGGGAGCTCCGCTTCAGCTTCATAACGGCACCAGAGGTGAAGGACCTGATTGAGAATGCGACCAAGGGCAGTGGCGAACTGAATACGGTGCAGTGCGCGAACTTGCGGGAGATGACGCGCGCGTGGaagagcgccaccgccttgtCGACTGAGTTCGTGGGCCGCAAGATGCGCCTCACgacacgcgcgcacagcgTGTGGCGCGACAGCCGCACCACAAACGACTTCAAAAAATTCCTGCCGGTGCTGAAAGACCTGGTTGAGCTCGCCCGAGAGGAAGGTTCCTACCTTGCCGCCGgcacttccctctctccgtaCGAGGCGCTCATGAACCAGTATGAGCCGGACATCACGACCCAGAAGCTGGATGAGGTGTACGCAAGTGTGAAGTCATGGCTGCCGCAGTTGCTGAAGGACATTCTGCAGAAGCAGTCTGGCGACTCGGTGATCGAGTACTCGCAGAAGTTTCCGCAGAACAAGCAGGAGGCACTCTGCAGGGAGTTCATGAAGACGTGGCGCTTCGACATGGACGCCGGTCGTCTCGACGtcagcccccacccctgcacGGAAATGACAAAGGAGGACTGCCGAATCACGACAAATTATATCGAGGAGACGTTTGTGCAAAGCCTGTACGGCGTCATCCACGAGGTTGGCCATGGCAAGTACGAGCAGAATTGTGGCCCGCGCGAGCTTATTACGCAGCCGGTGTGCAACGCGCGCTCTCTTGGCATACACGAAAGCCAGAGCCTCTTTGCAGAGTTTCAGATAGGCCACGCGACGGCCTTCATCGACTATCTCACAACTCGCCTACCCGAGTTCTTCGAGGCACAGCCAGCTTTCTCGCAGGAGAACATGCGCAAGGTTCTGCAGCGTGTGCAGCCTGGGTACATTCGCATCGATGCCGACGAGGTGTGCTACTTGCTGCATGTGATCCTGCGTTACGAGATCGAGCGTGACCTGATGATGGGCAAGATGGAGGCGGACGATGTGCCACGCGTGTGGAACGAGAAGATGCAGGCCTACCTGGGTCTCTCAACGACTGGCCGTGACGATGTTGGGTGCCTCCAGGACGTGCACTGGTCCATGGGCTCGTTCGGCTACTTTCCGACCTACTCACTTGGTGCCATGTATGCGGCACAGATCATGGCGAGCATCCGAAAGGAGATTGGTGACGACAAGGTGGATCAGTGCCTGCGCACCGGTGAGCTCGATTCCATCCTGGAgaagcagagggagaagatcTGGGACCACGGGTGCGTGTACAACACAGACGACCTGGTGCTGCGTGCGACGGGCGAAGTGCTAAACCCCgagcacctgcgccgccacctggaGGCGCGCTACCTAAAGTAG
- a CDS encoding mitochondrial RNA binding complex 1 subunit, putative (TriTrypDB/GeneDB-style sysID: LpmP.33.2620): protein MITNPGPLRVTYSPDYLDWLYRAYRAKLKYADERKKAEEVFNGLLLTSQTDVQGSAAAATLPGAPPPGQTLRPRHSVRRQAGEARRAAAQAKLDALAQQQGMLDLFERQPQFPAIHIDKAARCHVVELFKEMVLDRAWKPEEVWDKALLYRAILAERQASYPASYRYILDTVEAVSLAPRESGSNATHTSSSSVGARSLTESSRVTVGESTLAIPREDDYVYFVYLVRRYYIDNAVEGHVVLRCHRHPNASELLFSHPPPKDEQEVLRNLYSPRTARATQSKAVSAETEDQAAAMSKQKLSTAATIARPRPPSSYPPIEALWRCAENEALLRVLVFGELNLLVSENPFVRFPNAQAYLTRPSSSTLAPGAAGSSVNGAEGYGGQQLQPRRGGGYRDAGSDGGISLSSVIAEKRGHLLAPLSRNVAMMIDSRANDVRRLQQRYEREDAAAFQKMLRGGVQAEENPSLYSAYSDWSYFNPRAVRAEERDALSRQTVAALKTYDQASRDIYRVGFEEAEANGAVRPVEGVNNAPSYVPTLPHFVALVKKDPCVSFLAHVALPEEYNSASAAATGVSEKHQLEKLVVQLARALYRTALEFHKQSLRRVNRQKVQVAASLLDRFVVERWRVYCVAHPSSEGVRDMARRFSAYVPFEGRILDESGFPTDARVEDYERWMAAPSV from the coding sequence ATGATTACCAACCCAGGCCCACTGCGCGTCACCTACTCGCCCGACTACCTCGACTGGCTGTACCGCGCATACCGGGCGAAGCTGAAGTACGCTGATGAGCgcaagaaggcggaggaggtgttcAACGGTCTTCTACTGACGAGCCAGACTGATGTGCAGGggtctgccgctgccgctacgcTACCtggtgcaccaccgccgggACAGACGCTGCGTCCCCGCCACTCTGTGCGGCGGCAGGCAGGCGAGGCTCGACGGGCGGCTGCCCAGGCCAAGCTCGACGctcttgcgcagcagcaaggtATGCTGGACCTCTTtgagcggcagccgcagttTCCTGCGATTCACATTGATAAGGCCGCTCGCTGCCACGTGGTGGAGCTCTTTAAGGAGATGGTGCTCGACCGTGCCTGGAAGCCAGAGGAGGTGTGGGACAAGGCGCTCTTGTACCGCGCAATTCTAGCGGAGCGTCAGGCGTCCTACCCCGCTTCGTACCGGTACATTCTAGACACAGTGGAGGCGGTGTCGCTGGCACCACGTGAGAGCGGCAGCAATGccacccacaccagcagtagcagcgtTGGCGCGCGCTCCTTGACGGAATCTTCTCGTGTCACGGTCGGCGAATCGACTTTGGCCATTCCTAGAGAAGACGACTACGTTTACTTTGTGTACCTGGTCCGGCGTTACTACATTGATAATGCAGTAGAAGGGCATGTCGTgttgcgctgccaccgccacccgaACGCGTCAGAGCTGCTCTTttcccacccaccacccaaAGAtgagcaggaggtgctgcggaaCCTCTACAGTCCACGCACCGCGAGGGCGACGCAGAGCAAAGCTGTGTCTGCTGAGACTGAGGATCAGGCAGCCGCGATGTCAAAGCAGAAGCTGTCCACAGCTGCCACCATTGCCCGCCCACGCCCCCCGTCTTCTTACCCACCCATCGAGGCattgtggcgctgcgcagaaAATGAAGCGTTGCTACGTGTGCTGGTCTTCGGTGAGCTCAACCTGCTCGTGTCGGAGAACCCATTCGTTCGGTTTCCCAACGCACAGGCATATCTGACGCGACCGTCGTCGAGCACCCTCGCACCTGGCGCAGCAGGGAGCTCTGTGAACGGCGCGGAGGGCTATGGcggacagcagctgcagccccgtcgcggcggcggctacCGTGACGCCGGTAGTGACGGcggcatctctctctctagcgTGATTGCGGAGAAGCGCGGCCACCTtcttgcgcctctctctcgcaaCGTGGCAATGATGATCGACAGCCGCGCCAACGATGTTcgtcgcctccagcagcgctacGAGCGCGAGGATGCCGCGGCGTTCCAGAAGATGCTGCGCGGTGGCGTGCAGGCAGAGGAGAACCCCAGTCTCTACTCTGCCTACTCGGACTGGAGCTACTTCAACCCACGGGCCGTGCGTGCAGAGGAGCGCGATGCGCTGTCGCGGCAGACTGTTGCGGCCCTCAAGACTTATGACCAGGCCTCCAGGGATATCTATCGCGTGGGATTTGAGGAGGCTGAGGCGAACGGTGCCGTTCGCCCTGTGGAAGGGGTGAATAATGCACCATCGTATGTGCCCACACTACCGCACTTCGTGGCACTGGTGAAGAAGGATCCGTGTGTGTCGTTCCTGGCTCATGTGGCGCTGCCGGAGGAGTATAACTCTGcttccgctgccgccacgggAGTCTCAGAGAAGCACCAGCTGGAAAAGCTTGTCGTGCAACTCGCTCGCGCGCTGTATCGGACGGCGCTTGAATTTCACAAGCAGTCACTGCGCCGTGTAAACCGGCAGAAGGTGCAAGtggctgcatcgctgctggacCGCTTTGTAGTCGAGCGCTGGCGGGTATACTGCGTGGCTCACCCGTCGTCAGAGGGCGTGCGCGACATGGCACGGCGCTTCAGTGCCTATGTCCCCTTCGAGGGTCGCATTCTTGACGAGAGCGGATTCCCGACGGACGCGCGTGTGGAGGACTATGAACGGTGgatggcagcgccgtcagtgTAG